The following proteins are co-located in the Pelecanus crispus isolate bPelCri1 chromosome 5, bPelCri1.pri, whole genome shotgun sequence genome:
- the EDEM3 gene encoding ER degradation-enhancing alpha-mannosidase-like protein 3 isoform X1 has protein sequence MSGAAGCQGGGGGDRGPRWRRPWKLLALGLLSASSVLAAAPGAGAMSKEEKRRLGNQVLEMFDHAYSNYMEHAYPADELMPLTCRGRVRGQEPSRGDVDDALGKFSLTLIDTLDTLVVLNKSKEFEEAVKKVIKDVNLDNDIVVSVFETNIRVLGGLLGGHSVAIMLKEKGEYMQWYNGELLHMAKELGYKLLPAFNTTSGLPYPRVNLKFGVRHPEARTGTETDTCTACAGTLILEFAALSRFTGTSIFEEYARKALDFIWEKRQRSSNLVGVTINIHTGDWVRKDSGVGAGIDSYYEYLLKAYVLLGDDSFLERFNTHYDAIMRYISQPPLLLDVHIHKPMLNARTWMDSLLAFFPGLQVLKGDIRPAIETHEMLYQVIKKHNFLPEAFTTDFRVHWAQHPLRPEFAESTYFLYKATGDPYYLEVGKTLIENLNKYARVPCGFAAMKDVRTGSHEDRMDSFFLAEMFKYLYLLFADKEDMIFDIEDYIFTTEAHLLPLWLSTTNQTISKKNTTTEYTELDDSNFDWTCPNTQILFPNDPMFAQSIREPLKNVVDKSCPRGISRAEESLGSGPKPPLRARDFMASNPEHLEILKKMGVSLIHLKDGRVQLVQHAAQAASSLDAEDGLRFMQEMIELSSQQQKEQQLPPRAVQIVSHPFFGRVVLTAGPAQFGMDLSKHKAGTRGFVATIKPYNGCSEITNPEAVKEKIALMQRGQCMFAEKARNIQKAGAIGGIVIDDNEGSSSDTAPLFQMAGDGKNTDDITIPMLFLFNKEGNIILDAIREYETVEVLLSDKAKDRATIFKGKMIPNYIIDSNLEMENMDQKLSENDSHKQNSEEATSASQDVGAVSEEPEEGENSDVTDPASLSPAHTDSESVSISNQDSYVPGTDEASAPEPACTQGDHQPQEQKTETESNSKVNWDNKVQPMESILADWNEDIEAFEMMEKDEL, from the exons ATGAGCGGAGCTGCGGGCTgccagggcggcggcggcggcgaccgGGGGCCCCGCTGGAGGAGGCCGTGGAAGCTCCTGGCCCTTGGCCTGCTCTCCGCCTCCTCCGTGCTGGCGGCCGCTCCAGGCGCTGGGGCCATGAGCAAGGAGGAGAAGCGCCGGTTGGG aaacCAAGTGCTTGAAATGTTTGATCATGCATATAGCAATTACATG GAGCATGCATATCCAGCTGATGAACTCATGCCTTTAACTTGTCGTGGACGAGTACGGGGTCAGGAACCAAGTCGAGGGGATGTGGATGATGCCTTGGGAAA ATTTTCACTGACCTTGATTGATACCTTGGACACTCTTGTG GtgttaaataaaagcaaagagttTGAAGAGGCtgtaaaaaaagtaataaaggaTGTTAATTTAGATAACGACATAGTTGTGTCTGTCTTTGAAACCAACATAAGAGTCCTTGG aGGTCTCTTAGGTGGGCATTCAGTGGCGAttatgctgaaagaaaaaggtgaatATATGCAGTGGTACAACGGTGAACTTCTGCACATGGCAAAGGAACTAGGCTACAAGCTTTTACCTGCTTTTAACACCACTAGTGGTCTCCCTTATCCAAGA GTTAACTTAAAATTTGGTGTAAGACATCCAGAAGCACGAACAGGAACAGAAACTGATACTTGTACAGCTTGTGCAGGTACCTTGATCCTTGAGTTTGCAGCTTTAAGCCGATTCACAGGAACATCTATATTTGAG gAATATGCACGGAAAGCGCTTGATTTTATTTGGGAAAAGAGACAGCGCAGCAGCAATTTAGTGGGCGTTACTATTAACATTCACACTGGAGACTGGGTCCGCAAAG ACAGTGGAGTTGGAGCCGGAATAGATTCATattatgaatatttattaaaagcCTATGTCTTGCTGGGAGATGACAGTTTCCTAGAAAGATTTAACACA cACTACGATGCCATAATGAGATACATTAGCCAACCACCTCTTCTTCTCGATGTTCATATTCATAAACCGATGCTAAATGCTAGGACCTGGATGGATTCTTTACTAGCTTTCTTCCCTGGATTGCAG GTGTTGAAGGGTGATATTAGACCTGCTATTGAAACTCATGAGATGCTGTATCAGGTTATAAAAAAGCATAACTTTCTTCCAGAG GCATTCACAACAGACTTTAGAGTTCACTGGGCTCAGCATCCATTAAGGCCTGAATTTGCTGAAAGCACTTACTTCTTGTATAAG gCTACTGGGGACCCTTACTATCTAGAAGTAGGAAAAACACTCATTGAAAACTTGAACAAGTATGCAAGAGTACCTTGTGGGTTTGCTGCAATGAAGGATGTTCGTACAGGAAGTCATGAAGACAG aatGGACTCTTTCTTTCTGGCCGAGATGTTTAAATATCTTTACCTGCTATTTGCTGATAAGGAAGACATGATTTTCGACATTGAAGATTATATCTTCACTACAGAAGCTCATCTATTACCACTTTGGCTTTCCACTACAAACCAAACCAtctctaaaaaaaataca ACTACAGAATACACAGAGCTGGATGACAGCAACTTTGACTGGACCTGTCCGAATACCCAGATTCTTTTCCCAAATGACCCTATGTTTGCTCAGAGTATTCGTGAACCTTTGAAAAATGTGGTGGATAAGAGCTGTCCTAGGGGTATTTCCAGAGC AGAAGAGAGTTTGGGAAGCGGACCAAAACCACCGTTGAGAGCCAGAGATTTCATGGCCAGTAATCCTGAACACTTGGAGATACTGAAAAAGATGGGAGTCAGTTTGATTCATCTGAAAGATGGAAGAGTACAATTAGTACAGCATGCAGCACAA GCAGCAAGTTCACTTGATGCTGAAGATGGTTTACGGTTCATGCAGGAAATGATTGAACTCTCCAGTCAGCAACAAAAAGAGCAACAGCTACCTCCTCGTGCTGTTCAAATTGTTTCCCATCCGTTCTTTGGCAGGGTGGTCTTGACTGCTGGACCCGCACAGTTTGGGATGGACTTATCCAAACACAAAGCAGGG ACAAGAGGATTTGTTGCAACCATTAAGCCATATAATGGATGCTCAGAGATCACTAATCCTGaagcagtgaaagagaaaattgcTCTGATGCAAAGAGGCCAGTGTATGTTTGCTGAAAAGGCCCGAAACATTCAAAAAGCTGGAGCAATAGGAGGCATTGTTATtg ATGACAATGAGGGAAGTAGTAGTGACACAGCTCCTCTCTTCCAAATGGCCGGTGATGGAAAGAATACAGATGATATCACAATTCCCATGCTCTTCCTCTTCAACAAGGAAGGAAACATTATACTGGATGCAATCCGGGAGTATGAGACTGTGGAGGTGCTCCTTTCTGATAAAGCAAAAGACAGAG CAACAATCTTTAAAGGTAAAATGATTCCAAACTACATTATTGATAGCA ACTTGGAAATGGAGAATATGGACCAGAAATTATCTGAAAACGATTCACATAAACAGAATTCAGAAGAAGCTACTTCAGCATCTCAGGATGTTGGTGCGGTCAGTGAGGAACCTGAAGAAGGAGAAAACTCTGATGTTACTGACCCTGCTTCTTTATCTCCTGCTCACACAGACAGTGAGAGCGTTTCCATTTCAAATCAGGATTCCTATGTCCCTGGAACCGATGAGGCTAGTGCTCCGGAGCCAGCATGTACACAAGGGGATCACCAGCCTCAGGAACAAAAGACTGAGACAGAGTCAAATTCCAAAGTTAACTGGGATAATAAAGTCCAACCTATGGAATCCATATTAGCAGACTGGAATGAAGATATAGAAGCATTTGAAATGATGGAAAAGGATGAGCTATGA
- the EDEM3 gene encoding ER degradation-enhancing alpha-mannosidase-like protein 3 isoform X2, with product MSGAAGCQGGGGGDRGPRWRRPWKLLALGLLSASSVLAAAPGAGAMSKEEKRRLGNQVLEMFDHAYSNYMEHAYPADELMPLTCRGRVRGQEPSRGDVDDALGKFSLTLIDTLDTLVVLNKSKEFEEAVKKVIKDVNLDNDIVVSVFETNIRVLGGLLGGHSVAIMLKEKGEYMQWYNGELLHMAKELGYKLLPAFNTTSGLPYPRVNLKFGVRHPEARTGTETDTCTACAGTLILEFAALSRFTGTSIFEEYARKALDFIWEKRQRSSNLVGVTINIHTGDWVRKDSGVGAGIDSYYEYLLKAYVLLGDDSFLERFNTHYDAIMRYISQPPLLLDVHIHKPMLNARTWMDSLLAFFPGLQVLKGDIRPAIETHEMLYQVIKKHNFLPEAFTTDFRVHWAQHPLRPEFAESTYFLYKATGDPYYLEVGKTLIENLNKYARVPCGFAAMKDVRTGSHEDRMDSFFLAEMFKYLYLLFADKEDMIFDIEDYIFTTEAHLLPLWLSTTNQTISKKNTTTEYTELDDSNFDWTCPNTQILFPNDPMFAQSIREPLKNVVDKSCPRGISRAEESLGSGPKPPLRARDFMASNPEHLEILKKMGVSLIHLKDGRVQLVQHAAQAASSLDAEDGLRFMQEMIELSSQQQKEQQLPPRAVQIVSHPFFGRVVLTAGPAQFGMDLSKHKAGTRGFVATIKPYNGCSEITNPEAVKEKIALMQRGQCMFAEKARNIQKAGAIGGIVIDDNEGSSSDTAPLFQMAGDGKNTDDITIPMLFLFNKEGNIILDAIREYETVEVLLSDKAKDRDLEMENMDQKLSENDSHKQNSEEATSASQDVGAVSEEPEEGENSDVTDPASLSPAHTDSESVSISNQDSYVPGTDEASAPEPACTQGDHQPQEQKTETESNSKVNWDNKVQPMESILADWNEDIEAFEMMEKDEL from the exons ATGAGCGGAGCTGCGGGCTgccagggcggcggcggcggcgaccgGGGGCCCCGCTGGAGGAGGCCGTGGAAGCTCCTGGCCCTTGGCCTGCTCTCCGCCTCCTCCGTGCTGGCGGCCGCTCCAGGCGCTGGGGCCATGAGCAAGGAGGAGAAGCGCCGGTTGGG aaacCAAGTGCTTGAAATGTTTGATCATGCATATAGCAATTACATG GAGCATGCATATCCAGCTGATGAACTCATGCCTTTAACTTGTCGTGGACGAGTACGGGGTCAGGAACCAAGTCGAGGGGATGTGGATGATGCCTTGGGAAA ATTTTCACTGACCTTGATTGATACCTTGGACACTCTTGTG GtgttaaataaaagcaaagagttTGAAGAGGCtgtaaaaaaagtaataaaggaTGTTAATTTAGATAACGACATAGTTGTGTCTGTCTTTGAAACCAACATAAGAGTCCTTGG aGGTCTCTTAGGTGGGCATTCAGTGGCGAttatgctgaaagaaaaaggtgaatATATGCAGTGGTACAACGGTGAACTTCTGCACATGGCAAAGGAACTAGGCTACAAGCTTTTACCTGCTTTTAACACCACTAGTGGTCTCCCTTATCCAAGA GTTAACTTAAAATTTGGTGTAAGACATCCAGAAGCACGAACAGGAACAGAAACTGATACTTGTACAGCTTGTGCAGGTACCTTGATCCTTGAGTTTGCAGCTTTAAGCCGATTCACAGGAACATCTATATTTGAG gAATATGCACGGAAAGCGCTTGATTTTATTTGGGAAAAGAGACAGCGCAGCAGCAATTTAGTGGGCGTTACTATTAACATTCACACTGGAGACTGGGTCCGCAAAG ACAGTGGAGTTGGAGCCGGAATAGATTCATattatgaatatttattaaaagcCTATGTCTTGCTGGGAGATGACAGTTTCCTAGAAAGATTTAACACA cACTACGATGCCATAATGAGATACATTAGCCAACCACCTCTTCTTCTCGATGTTCATATTCATAAACCGATGCTAAATGCTAGGACCTGGATGGATTCTTTACTAGCTTTCTTCCCTGGATTGCAG GTGTTGAAGGGTGATATTAGACCTGCTATTGAAACTCATGAGATGCTGTATCAGGTTATAAAAAAGCATAACTTTCTTCCAGAG GCATTCACAACAGACTTTAGAGTTCACTGGGCTCAGCATCCATTAAGGCCTGAATTTGCTGAAAGCACTTACTTCTTGTATAAG gCTACTGGGGACCCTTACTATCTAGAAGTAGGAAAAACACTCATTGAAAACTTGAACAAGTATGCAAGAGTACCTTGTGGGTTTGCTGCAATGAAGGATGTTCGTACAGGAAGTCATGAAGACAG aatGGACTCTTTCTTTCTGGCCGAGATGTTTAAATATCTTTACCTGCTATTTGCTGATAAGGAAGACATGATTTTCGACATTGAAGATTATATCTTCACTACAGAAGCTCATCTATTACCACTTTGGCTTTCCACTACAAACCAAACCAtctctaaaaaaaataca ACTACAGAATACACAGAGCTGGATGACAGCAACTTTGACTGGACCTGTCCGAATACCCAGATTCTTTTCCCAAATGACCCTATGTTTGCTCAGAGTATTCGTGAACCTTTGAAAAATGTGGTGGATAAGAGCTGTCCTAGGGGTATTTCCAGAGC AGAAGAGAGTTTGGGAAGCGGACCAAAACCACCGTTGAGAGCCAGAGATTTCATGGCCAGTAATCCTGAACACTTGGAGATACTGAAAAAGATGGGAGTCAGTTTGATTCATCTGAAAGATGGAAGAGTACAATTAGTACAGCATGCAGCACAA GCAGCAAGTTCACTTGATGCTGAAGATGGTTTACGGTTCATGCAGGAAATGATTGAACTCTCCAGTCAGCAACAAAAAGAGCAACAGCTACCTCCTCGTGCTGTTCAAATTGTTTCCCATCCGTTCTTTGGCAGGGTGGTCTTGACTGCTGGACCCGCACAGTTTGGGATGGACTTATCCAAACACAAAGCAGGG ACAAGAGGATTTGTTGCAACCATTAAGCCATATAATGGATGCTCAGAGATCACTAATCCTGaagcagtgaaagagaaaattgcTCTGATGCAAAGAGGCCAGTGTATGTTTGCTGAAAAGGCCCGAAACATTCAAAAAGCTGGAGCAATAGGAGGCATTGTTATtg ATGACAATGAGGGAAGTAGTAGTGACACAGCTCCTCTCTTCCAAATGGCCGGTGATGGAAAGAATACAGATGATATCACAATTCCCATGCTCTTCCTCTTCAACAAGGAAGGAAACATTATACTGGATGCAATCCGGGAGTATGAGACTGTGGAGGTGCTCCTTTCTGATAAAGCAAAAGACAGAG ACTTGGAAATGGAGAATATGGACCAGAAATTATCTGAAAACGATTCACATAAACAGAATTCAGAAGAAGCTACTTCAGCATCTCAGGATGTTGGTGCGGTCAGTGAGGAACCTGAAGAAGGAGAAAACTCTGATGTTACTGACCCTGCTTCTTTATCTCCTGCTCACACAGACAGTGAGAGCGTTTCCATTTCAAATCAGGATTCCTATGTCCCTGGAACCGATGAGGCTAGTGCTCCGGAGCCAGCATGTACACAAGGGGATCACCAGCCTCAGGAACAAAAGACTGAGACAGAGTCAAATTCCAAAGTTAACTGGGATAATAAAGTCCAACCTATGGAATCCATATTAGCAGACTGGAATGAAGATATAGAAGCATTTGAAATGATGGAAAAGGATGAGCTATGA
- the EDEM3 gene encoding ER degradation-enhancing alpha-mannosidase-like protein 3 isoform X3, protein MSKEEKRRLGNQVLEMFDHAYSNYMEHAYPADELMPLTCRGRVRGQEPSRGDVDDALGKFSLTLIDTLDTLVVNLKFGVRHPEARTGTETDTCTACAGTLILEFAALSRFTGTSIFEEYARKALDFIWEKRQRSSNLVGVTINIHTGDWVRKDSGVGAGIDSYYEYLLKAYVLLGDDSFLERFNTHYDAIMRYISQPPLLLDVHIHKPMLNARTWMDSLLAFFPGLQVLKGDIRPAIETHEMLYQVIKKHNFLPEAFTTDFRVHWAQHPLRPEFAESTYFLYKATGDPYYLEVGKTLIENLNKYARVPCGFAAMKDVRTGSHEDRMDSFFLAEMFKYLYLLFADKEDMIFDIEDYIFTTEAHLLPLWLSTTNQTISKKNTTTEYTELDDSNFDWTCPNTQILFPNDPMFAQSIREPLKNVVDKSCPRGISRAEESLGSGPKPPLRARDFMASNPEHLEILKKMGVSLIHLKDGRVQLVQHAAQAASSLDAEDGLRFMQEMIELSSQQQKEQQLPPRAVQIVSHPFFGRVVLTAGPAQFGMDLSKHKAGTRGFVATIKPYNGCSEITNPEAVKEKIALMQRGQCMFAEKARNIQKAGAIGGIVIDDNEGSSSDTAPLFQMAGDGKNTDDITIPMLFLFNKEGNIILDAIREYETVEVLLSDKAKDRDLEMENMDQKLSENDSHKQNSEEATSASQDVGAVSEEPEEGENSDVTDPASLSPAHTDSESVSISNQDSYVPGTDEASAPEPACTQGDHQPQEQKTETESNSKVNWDNKVQPMESILADWNEDIEAFEMMEKDEL, encoded by the exons ATGAGCAAGGAGGAGAAGCGCCGGTTGGG aaacCAAGTGCTTGAAATGTTTGATCATGCATATAGCAATTACATG GAGCATGCATATCCAGCTGATGAACTCATGCCTTTAACTTGTCGTGGACGAGTACGGGGTCAGGAACCAAGTCGAGGGGATGTGGATGATGCCTTGGGAAA ATTTTCACTGACCTTGATTGATACCTTGGACACTCTTGTG GTTAACTTAAAATTTGGTGTAAGACATCCAGAAGCACGAACAGGAACAGAAACTGATACTTGTACAGCTTGTGCAGGTACCTTGATCCTTGAGTTTGCAGCTTTAAGCCGATTCACAGGAACATCTATATTTGAG gAATATGCACGGAAAGCGCTTGATTTTATTTGGGAAAAGAGACAGCGCAGCAGCAATTTAGTGGGCGTTACTATTAACATTCACACTGGAGACTGGGTCCGCAAAG ACAGTGGAGTTGGAGCCGGAATAGATTCATattatgaatatttattaaaagcCTATGTCTTGCTGGGAGATGACAGTTTCCTAGAAAGATTTAACACA cACTACGATGCCATAATGAGATACATTAGCCAACCACCTCTTCTTCTCGATGTTCATATTCATAAACCGATGCTAAATGCTAGGACCTGGATGGATTCTTTACTAGCTTTCTTCCCTGGATTGCAG GTGTTGAAGGGTGATATTAGACCTGCTATTGAAACTCATGAGATGCTGTATCAGGTTATAAAAAAGCATAACTTTCTTCCAGAG GCATTCACAACAGACTTTAGAGTTCACTGGGCTCAGCATCCATTAAGGCCTGAATTTGCTGAAAGCACTTACTTCTTGTATAAG gCTACTGGGGACCCTTACTATCTAGAAGTAGGAAAAACACTCATTGAAAACTTGAACAAGTATGCAAGAGTACCTTGTGGGTTTGCTGCAATGAAGGATGTTCGTACAGGAAGTCATGAAGACAG aatGGACTCTTTCTTTCTGGCCGAGATGTTTAAATATCTTTACCTGCTATTTGCTGATAAGGAAGACATGATTTTCGACATTGAAGATTATATCTTCACTACAGAAGCTCATCTATTACCACTTTGGCTTTCCACTACAAACCAAACCAtctctaaaaaaaataca ACTACAGAATACACAGAGCTGGATGACAGCAACTTTGACTGGACCTGTCCGAATACCCAGATTCTTTTCCCAAATGACCCTATGTTTGCTCAGAGTATTCGTGAACCTTTGAAAAATGTGGTGGATAAGAGCTGTCCTAGGGGTATTTCCAGAGC AGAAGAGAGTTTGGGAAGCGGACCAAAACCACCGTTGAGAGCCAGAGATTTCATGGCCAGTAATCCTGAACACTTGGAGATACTGAAAAAGATGGGAGTCAGTTTGATTCATCTGAAAGATGGAAGAGTACAATTAGTACAGCATGCAGCACAA GCAGCAAGTTCACTTGATGCTGAAGATGGTTTACGGTTCATGCAGGAAATGATTGAACTCTCCAGTCAGCAACAAAAAGAGCAACAGCTACCTCCTCGTGCTGTTCAAATTGTTTCCCATCCGTTCTTTGGCAGGGTGGTCTTGACTGCTGGACCCGCACAGTTTGGGATGGACTTATCCAAACACAAAGCAGGG ACAAGAGGATTTGTTGCAACCATTAAGCCATATAATGGATGCTCAGAGATCACTAATCCTGaagcagtgaaagagaaaattgcTCTGATGCAAAGAGGCCAGTGTATGTTTGCTGAAAAGGCCCGAAACATTCAAAAAGCTGGAGCAATAGGAGGCATTGTTATtg ATGACAATGAGGGAAGTAGTAGTGACACAGCTCCTCTCTTCCAAATGGCCGGTGATGGAAAGAATACAGATGATATCACAATTCCCATGCTCTTCCTCTTCAACAAGGAAGGAAACATTATACTGGATGCAATCCGGGAGTATGAGACTGTGGAGGTGCTCCTTTCTGATAAAGCAAAAGACAGAG ACTTGGAAATGGAGAATATGGACCAGAAATTATCTGAAAACGATTCACATAAACAGAATTCAGAAGAAGCTACTTCAGCATCTCAGGATGTTGGTGCGGTCAGTGAGGAACCTGAAGAAGGAGAAAACTCTGATGTTACTGACCCTGCTTCTTTATCTCCTGCTCACACAGACAGTGAGAGCGTTTCCATTTCAAATCAGGATTCCTATGTCCCTGGAACCGATGAGGCTAGTGCTCCGGAGCCAGCATGTACACAAGGGGATCACCAGCCTCAGGAACAAAAGACTGAGACAGAGTCAAATTCCAAAGTTAACTGGGATAATAAAGTCCAACCTATGGAATCCATATTAGCAGACTGGAATGAAGATATAGAAGCATTTGAAATGATGGAAAAGGATGAGCTATGA
- the EDEM3 gene encoding ER degradation-enhancing alpha-mannosidase-like protein 3 isoform X4: MLKEKGEYMQWYNGELLHMAKELGYKLLPAFNTTSGLPYPRVNLKFGVRHPEARTGTETDTCTACAGTLILEFAALSRFTGTSIFEEYARKALDFIWEKRQRSSNLVGVTINIHTGDWVRKDSGVGAGIDSYYEYLLKAYVLLGDDSFLERFNTHYDAIMRYISQPPLLLDVHIHKPMLNARTWMDSLLAFFPGLQVLKGDIRPAIETHEMLYQVIKKHNFLPEAFTTDFRVHWAQHPLRPEFAESTYFLYKATGDPYYLEVGKTLIENLNKYARVPCGFAAMKDVRTGSHEDRMDSFFLAEMFKYLYLLFADKEDMIFDIEDYIFTTEAHLLPLWLSTTNQTISKKNTTTEYTELDDSNFDWTCPNTQILFPNDPMFAQSIREPLKNVVDKSCPRGISRAEESLGSGPKPPLRARDFMASNPEHLEILKKMGVSLIHLKDGRVQLVQHAAQAASSLDAEDGLRFMQEMIELSSQQQKEQQLPPRAVQIVSHPFFGRVVLTAGPAQFGMDLSKHKAGTRGFVATIKPYNGCSEITNPEAVKEKIALMQRGQCMFAEKARNIQKAGAIGGIVIDDNEGSSSDTAPLFQMAGDGKNTDDITIPMLFLFNKEGNIILDAIREYETVEVLLSDKAKDRDLEMENMDQKLSENDSHKQNSEEATSASQDVGAVSEEPEEGENSDVTDPASLSPAHTDSESVSISNQDSYVPGTDEASAPEPACTQGDHQPQEQKTETESNSKVNWDNKVQPMESILADWNEDIEAFEMMEKDEL, translated from the exons atgctgaaagaaaaaggtgaatATATGCAGTGGTACAACGGTGAACTTCTGCACATGGCAAAGGAACTAGGCTACAAGCTTTTACCTGCTTTTAACACCACTAGTGGTCTCCCTTATCCAAGA GTTAACTTAAAATTTGGTGTAAGACATCCAGAAGCACGAACAGGAACAGAAACTGATACTTGTACAGCTTGTGCAGGTACCTTGATCCTTGAGTTTGCAGCTTTAAGCCGATTCACAGGAACATCTATATTTGAG gAATATGCACGGAAAGCGCTTGATTTTATTTGGGAAAAGAGACAGCGCAGCAGCAATTTAGTGGGCGTTACTATTAACATTCACACTGGAGACTGGGTCCGCAAAG ACAGTGGAGTTGGAGCCGGAATAGATTCATattatgaatatttattaaaagcCTATGTCTTGCTGGGAGATGACAGTTTCCTAGAAAGATTTAACACA cACTACGATGCCATAATGAGATACATTAGCCAACCACCTCTTCTTCTCGATGTTCATATTCATAAACCGATGCTAAATGCTAGGACCTGGATGGATTCTTTACTAGCTTTCTTCCCTGGATTGCAG GTGTTGAAGGGTGATATTAGACCTGCTATTGAAACTCATGAGATGCTGTATCAGGTTATAAAAAAGCATAACTTTCTTCCAGAG GCATTCACAACAGACTTTAGAGTTCACTGGGCTCAGCATCCATTAAGGCCTGAATTTGCTGAAAGCACTTACTTCTTGTATAAG gCTACTGGGGACCCTTACTATCTAGAAGTAGGAAAAACACTCATTGAAAACTTGAACAAGTATGCAAGAGTACCTTGTGGGTTTGCTGCAATGAAGGATGTTCGTACAGGAAGTCATGAAGACAG aatGGACTCTTTCTTTCTGGCCGAGATGTTTAAATATCTTTACCTGCTATTTGCTGATAAGGAAGACATGATTTTCGACATTGAAGATTATATCTTCACTACAGAAGCTCATCTATTACCACTTTGGCTTTCCACTACAAACCAAACCAtctctaaaaaaaataca ACTACAGAATACACAGAGCTGGATGACAGCAACTTTGACTGGACCTGTCCGAATACCCAGATTCTTTTCCCAAATGACCCTATGTTTGCTCAGAGTATTCGTGAACCTTTGAAAAATGTGGTGGATAAGAGCTGTCCTAGGGGTATTTCCAGAGC AGAAGAGAGTTTGGGAAGCGGACCAAAACCACCGTTGAGAGCCAGAGATTTCATGGCCAGTAATCCTGAACACTTGGAGATACTGAAAAAGATGGGAGTCAGTTTGATTCATCTGAAAGATGGAAGAGTACAATTAGTACAGCATGCAGCACAA GCAGCAAGTTCACTTGATGCTGAAGATGGTTTACGGTTCATGCAGGAAATGATTGAACTCTCCAGTCAGCAACAAAAAGAGCAACAGCTACCTCCTCGTGCTGTTCAAATTGTTTCCCATCCGTTCTTTGGCAGGGTGGTCTTGACTGCTGGACCCGCACAGTTTGGGATGGACTTATCCAAACACAAAGCAGGG ACAAGAGGATTTGTTGCAACCATTAAGCCATATAATGGATGCTCAGAGATCACTAATCCTGaagcagtgaaagagaaaattgcTCTGATGCAAAGAGGCCAGTGTATGTTTGCTGAAAAGGCCCGAAACATTCAAAAAGCTGGAGCAATAGGAGGCATTGTTATtg ATGACAATGAGGGAAGTAGTAGTGACACAGCTCCTCTCTTCCAAATGGCCGGTGATGGAAAGAATACAGATGATATCACAATTCCCATGCTCTTCCTCTTCAACAAGGAAGGAAACATTATACTGGATGCAATCCGGGAGTATGAGACTGTGGAGGTGCTCCTTTCTGATAAAGCAAAAGACAGAG ACTTGGAAATGGAGAATATGGACCAGAAATTATCTGAAAACGATTCACATAAACAGAATTCAGAAGAAGCTACTTCAGCATCTCAGGATGTTGGTGCGGTCAGTGAGGAACCTGAAGAAGGAGAAAACTCTGATGTTACTGACCCTGCTTCTTTATCTCCTGCTCACACAGACAGTGAGAGCGTTTCCATTTCAAATCAGGATTCCTATGTCCCTGGAACCGATGAGGCTAGTGCTCCGGAGCCAGCATGTACACAAGGGGATCACCAGCCTCAGGAACAAAAGACTGAGACAGAGTCAAATTCCAAAGTTAACTGGGATAATAAAGTCCAACCTATGGAATCCATATTAGCAGACTGGAATGAAGATATAGAAGCATTTGAAATGATGGAAAAGGATGAGCTATGA